One window from the genome of Pseudomonas fluorescens encodes:
- a CDS encoding response regulator yields MTLAEPLSERALILAPLGRDSQIALMILNEAGFAGLICRHLDHLCEELESGAGLLVISSEALVGPDLETLFQQIEQQPTWSDLPIVLLTHHGGPEQNPAARIGTQLGNVTFLERPFHPVTLISLVTTALRGRRRQYEARDRLIDLSNSELRLQTTLETLEQQVEERTAQLRHNEEALRQSQKMEAVGQLTGGIAHDFNNMLTGIIGSLELLRRRLARGRTEDLDSLIDLGVTSANRAAGLTHRLLAFSRRQSLDSKAVQMNTLVLSMGELLQRSLNESIRLDMQLDEQLWVAEADPNQLESALLNLVLNARDAMPNGGNLVVQTCNRHLDADFTDAYTNLEPGDYVVLSVQDTGYGMPEAVIGRAFDPFFTTKPIGQGTGLGLSMIYGFSKQSRGHVTIDSEVDKGTTVNLYLPRFRGEEVHEPQVTTQHAPYAQDGETVLIVEDDPAVRVLVSAVLSELGYAFVEAADANGAVPILESGQRIDLLISDVGLPGMNGRQLAEIGRQVRPDLRVLFITGYAEHAAVRGGFLDPGMQMITKPFTFDLLTAKVREMIKV; encoded by the coding sequence GTGACGCTGGCCGAGCCCCTGTCCGAGCGGGCGCTGATCCTCGCGCCGCTGGGACGGGACAGCCAGATCGCCTTGATGATCCTCAATGAAGCCGGTTTTGCCGGCCTCATCTGCCGCCACCTGGACCATTTGTGCGAAGAGTTGGAAAGCGGTGCCGGCCTGCTGGTGATTTCTTCGGAGGCTTTGGTAGGGCCCGACCTGGAAACGCTGTTCCAGCAAATCGAACAGCAGCCAACCTGGTCCGACCTGCCCATTGTCTTGTTGACCCATCACGGCGGGCCGGAACAGAACCCGGCGGCCCGTATCGGTACGCAATTGGGCAACGTGACCTTCCTCGAGCGCCCTTTTCATCCGGTGACCCTGATCAGCCTGGTGACCACCGCCCTGCGGGGTCGTCGAAGGCAGTACGAAGCCCGCGACCGCCTGATCGACCTCAGCAACAGTGAACTGCGCCTGCAGACCACCCTTGAAACCCTCGAGCAGCAGGTAGAAGAACGTACCGCCCAGTTGCGTCACAACGAAGAGGCCCTGCGCCAGTCGCAAAAAATGGAAGCGGTCGGTCAGTTGACCGGCGGTATCGCCCACGACTTCAACAACATGCTCACCGGGATCATCGGCAGCCTCGAACTGCTGCGCCGGCGCCTGGCCCGCGGCCGTACCGAGGACCTGGACAGCCTGATCGACCTGGGCGTGACCTCGGCCAACCGCGCCGCCGGCCTGACCCATCGCCTGCTGGCGTTTTCCCGACGGCAATCGCTGGACTCCAAGGCCGTCCAGATGAATACGCTGGTGCTGTCCATGGGCGAGCTGCTGCAACGCAGCCTCAACGAAAGCATTCGCCTGGACATGCAATTGGACGAACAGCTCTGGGTCGCCGAGGCCGACCCCAACCAACTGGAAAGCGCCCTGCTCAACCTGGTGCTCAACGCCCGGGATGCCATGCCCAACGGCGGAAACCTGGTGGTGCAGACTTGCAACCGACACCTGGACGCCGACTTCACCGATGCCTACACCAACCTGGAGCCCGGCGACTATGTGGTGCTGAGCGTGCAGGACACCGGTTATGGCATGCCCGAAGCGGTGATCGGCCGCGCTTTCGACCCGTTTTTCACCACCAAGCCGATCGGCCAGGGCACCGGGCTGGGCCTGTCGATGATCTATGGCTTCAGCAAGCAATCGCGTGGTCATGTGACCATCGACAGCGAAGTCGACAAAGGCACCACCGTGAACTTGTACCTGCCGCGCTTTCGCGGTGAAGAAGTCCACGAGCCCCAGGTCACCACCCAACATGCGCCGTATGCGCAGGACGGCGAAACCGTGCTGATCGTCGAGGACGATCCGGCGGTGCGGGTGCTGGTGAGCGCGGTGTTGAGTGAACTGGGTTATGCCTTTGTGGAAGCGGCCGACGCCAATGGCGCGGTCCCGATCCTCGAGTCAGGCCAACGCATCGACCTGCTGATCAGCGACGTAGGCCTGCCCGGCATGAATGGTCGGCAACTGGCGGAAATCGGCCGGCAGGTGCGCCCGGACCTGCGGGTGCTGTTCATCACCGGCTACGCCGAGCATGCGGCGGTACGCGGCGGCTTCCTTGACCCGGGGATGCAGATGATCACCAAGCCGTTCACGTTTGATTTGTTGACGGCCAAGGTGCGGGAGATGATCAAGGTTTGA
- a CDS encoding response regulator — translation MSEDAQDVVLIVEDDPSILMVLSAYLSGEGYRVLQAENGDQAFEILASKPHLDMMITDFRLPGGISGVQIAEPAVKLRPELKVIFISGYAQEVRDTDSPITRKAPILDKPFDLDELQRIMQSMLS, via the coding sequence ATGAGTGAAGATGCGCAAGATGTTGTATTGATCGTCGAGGATGACCCGTCGATCCTGATGGTGCTGTCGGCCTACCTGTCGGGCGAGGGATATCGGGTGTTGCAGGCCGAAAACGGTGACCAGGCGTTCGAGATCCTGGCGAGCAAGCCGCATCTGGACATGATGATTACCGACTTCCGCCTGCCGGGCGGTATTTCCGGGGTGCAGATCGCCGAGCCTGCGGTCAAGCTGCGGCCCGAACTGAAGGTCATCTTCATCAGTGGCTACGCGCAGGAAGTGCGCGACACCGATAGCCCCATTACCCGCAAGGCCCCGATCCTGGATAAACCGTTCGACTTGGATGAGCTACAGCGCATCATGCAGTCGATGTTGTCGTAG
- a CDS encoding hybrid sensor histidine kinase/response regulator — translation MPRDVQAKLLIVDDLPENLLALEALIRGPDREVFKALSADEALSLLLQHDFALAIIDVQMPEMNGFGLAELMRGTEKTRSIPIIFVSAAGRERNYAFTGYETGAVDFLHKPLDTQAVKSKVNVFVELYRQRKAMKEQVVALEQSQREQEILLQQLEATRGELEQAVRMRDDFMSIVAHEVRTPLNGLILETQLRKMHLARDNAAAFSLDKVRAMVERDERQIKSLIRLIEDMLDVSRIRTGKLSIRPTRFDLTALVENLLRNFQPQFAIAECSLTCLAEPAVEGQWDEFRIEQVVSNLLTNALRYGGKSPIEVRVYKTPEHACIEVRDHGIGISEENQKRIFQQFERVSSKAAASGLGLGLFISEQIVTAHGGTITVDSRLHEGALFRVCLPLQKTVLDKTAEQTQPLRDPKVVSAAIDRTKASHE, via the coding sequence ATGCCAAGAGATGTTCAAGCCAAACTGCTGATCGTCGACGATCTGCCCGAGAATCTGTTGGCCCTGGAAGCGTTGATCAGGGGGCCAGACCGCGAGGTCTTCAAGGCCCTGTCGGCGGACGAAGCACTGTCCCTGCTGCTGCAACACGACTTTGCCCTGGCCATCATCGATGTGCAGATGCCCGAGATGAACGGTTTCGGGCTGGCCGAGCTGATGCGCGGCACGGAGAAGACCCGCAGCATCCCGATCATTTTCGTCAGTGCCGCCGGTCGTGAACGCAACTATGCCTTCACCGGTTATGAAACCGGCGCGGTGGACTTCCTGCACAAACCGCTGGACACCCAGGCCGTCAAGAGCAAGGTCAATGTGTTCGTCGAGCTGTATCGCCAGCGCAAGGCCATGAAGGAGCAAGTCGTGGCCCTCGAGCAGAGCCAGCGGGAACAGGAGATCCTGTTGCAACAACTGGAGGCCACCCGCGGCGAGCTGGAGCAAGCGGTGCGTATGCGTGACGACTTCATGTCCATTGTCGCCCACGAGGTGCGCACCCCCCTCAATGGCCTCATTCTCGAGACCCAACTGCGCAAGATGCACCTGGCCCGGGACAATGCCGCGGCCTTCAGCCTGGACAAGGTGCGGGCAATGGTCGAGCGTGACGAGCGCCAGATCAAGAGCCTGATCCGGCTGATCGAGGACATGCTGGATGTGTCGCGGATTCGTACCGGCAAGCTGTCGATCCGTCCGACCCGTTTCGACTTGACGGCACTGGTGGAGAACCTGCTGCGCAACTTCCAGCCGCAGTTTGCCATCGCCGAGTGCTCATTGACCTGCCTGGCCGAGCCTGCGGTGGAGGGGCAGTGGGATGAGTTTCGCATCGAACAAGTGGTGTCGAACCTGTTGACCAATGCGCTGCGCTACGGTGGCAAGAGCCCGATCGAAGTGCGCGTCTACAAGACGCCCGAGCATGCCTGCATCGAGGTCCGGGACCACGGCATCGGCATCAGCGAGGAGAACCAGAAACGTATCTTCCAGCAGTTCGAGCGCGTATCGTCCAAGGCGGCCGCTTCAGGCCTGGGGCTGGGGCTGTTCATTTCCGAGCAGATCGTCACGGCCCATGGTGGGACGATCACGGTCGACAGTCGTCTCCATGAAGGGGCGTTGTTTCGTGTTTGCCTGCCCTTGCAGAAAACTGTCTTGGACAAAACCGCCGAACAGACGCAACCTCTGAGAGACCCTAAGGTCGTATCAGCAGCTATTGATCGAACAAAGGCTTCTCATGAGTGA
- a CDS encoding chemotaxis protein CheB gives MNQTKDRSNPPIEAIVVGASAGGVEALLRVFGHLRKGFGLPILVVLHLPNERDSQLASVLGHRLAVPVEEARDKLDIAPGTLYVATPGYHLSVEADRCLSLSLEEPVHHSRPSIDVLFESAADVYGEKLLAVVMTGANGDGARGLAKVRALGGITVVQDPAEAQVATMPEAALALHEPDHILTLQGIGQLLAGLE, from the coding sequence ATGAATCAGACCAAGGACAGATCCAACCCGCCCATCGAGGCCATTGTCGTCGGTGCATCGGCCGGCGGCGTCGAAGCGTTGCTCAGGGTATTCGGACACCTGCGCAAAGGTTTCGGCCTGCCCATCCTGGTGGTATTGCATTTGCCGAATGAGCGCGACAGCCAACTGGCCTCCGTGCTCGGCCATCGCCTGGCGGTGCCGGTGGAGGAGGCCCGGGACAAACTGGACATCGCACCGGGTACCTTGTACGTCGCCACGCCCGGCTATCACTTGTCGGTCGAGGCCGACCGTTGCCTGTCGTTGAGCCTGGAGGAGCCCGTACATCATTCGCGACCGTCCATCGACGTGCTGTTCGAGTCGGCCGCCGATGTCTACGGCGAGAAGTTGCTGGCTGTGGTAATGACCGGTGCCAATGGCGATGGCGCCCGGGGCCTGGCGAAGGTCAGGGCGCTGGGTGGCATCACCGTGGTCCAGGATCCCGCTGAAGCCCAGGTCGCGACCATGCCCGAAGCGGCGCTGGCCCTGCATGAGCCCGACCATATCCTTACTTTGCAAGGCATCGGCCAATTGCTGGCCGGGCTGGAATGA
- a CDS encoding CheR family methyltransferase produces the protein MERDTDIELRLLIEAIYLKYSYDFRDYSGASIKRRVHHALSQFECKTISALQERVLHDSGVFMQLLQLLTIPVSEMFRDPSHFLAIREEVVPLLRTYPSIKIWIAGCSTGEEVYSMAILLREEGLLDRTLIYATDINPRSLEKAKQGIFSLENVRTYTQNYQSAGGRRSFADYYTAAYDYAMFDKTLCENVTFADHSLATDSVFSETQLISCRNVLIYFNKKLQDRAFGLFHESLCHRGFLVLGSKETLDFSAYGHRFEPLVKQERIYRKL, from the coding sequence GTGGAACGTGACACTGACATTGAACTTCGTTTGTTGATCGAAGCGATTTACCTCAAGTACAGCTACGATTTTCGCGATTATTCCGGGGCCTCCATCAAGCGCCGGGTCCACCATGCGTTGAGCCAGTTCGAGTGCAAGACCATTTCGGCCTTGCAGGAGCGCGTGCTGCACGACTCGGGTGTATTCATGCAGTTGCTGCAACTGCTGACGATCCCCGTCAGTGAGATGTTTCGCGACCCCTCGCATTTCCTGGCGATCCGCGAGGAAGTCGTGCCGCTGCTCAGGACGTACCCTTCGATCAAGATCTGGATCGCCGGTTGCAGCACGGGAGAGGAGGTCTACTCCATGGCGATCCTGCTGCGAGAAGAAGGTCTGCTGGACCGCACATTGATCTACGCCACCGACATCAATCCGCGCTCGTTGGAAAAAGCCAAGCAGGGCATTTTCTCCCTGGAAAACGTGCGCACCTATACGCAGAACTACCAGAGCGCTGGAGGACGGCGATCGTTTGCCGATTACTACACAGCCGCCTACGATTACGCGATGTTCGATAAAACCCTGTGCGAGAACGTGACCTTTGCCGATCACAGCCTGGCGACCGATAGTGTTTTTTCAGAAACTCAGTTAATTTCATGCCGCAACGTATTGATATATTTCAATAAAAAGCTACAAGATCGTGCGTTTGGACTGTTCCATGAGTCCCTTTGTCACCGTGGTTTCCTGGTATTGGGCAGTAAGGAGACACTGGATTTTTCGGCTTACGGTCATCGATTCGAGCCGTTGGTCAAACAGGAACGGATCTATCGCAAGCTATGA
- a CDS encoding response regulator — MTPSSSVDEQSFRKLLSRNISLPLGIGALSAVFFVILITYLLSVIQWVGHTDRVINNANEALKLSVDLETGMRGYLLSGDEHFLDPYEVAKPRIAVALDTLLELTADNPVQTDRLHKIQALQTEWANYAQSMIDLQRTSGDYRGAVKAGRGKRLTDEIRQSFEEVVETEQQLRAARNQDVRTTTVWSIALYLLFVAAVSGLLAYVGRRDLLSLSESYSASLKVQQRSALHLEKQAWLRNGQTQLAEQVLGQLSLNLLGRNILQFCAKYLGVAVAALYAREENGVLRRVATYGLSREDEEQQQVIIAGEGIAGQAVQQGRLIRLDDVPDDYLKVSSGLGQGLPNSVLVVPTSDDDRINGVIELGFLRPLTERDVELLELIAGNIGTSIEAARYRQRLQEVLAETQQLNEELQVQQEELKTANEELEEQSRILKESQAHLEAQQQELEQTNEQLAEQRDAMDQKNSELNLAQIQLQERAEELQRSSKYKSEFLANMSHELRTPLNSSLILSKLLAENPQHNLSEEQVKFAESIYSAGNDLLNLINDILDISKVEAGKLEVRPENTSVQRLVEGLQDMFKPLAADKGLNFEVQVLPDAPAMLYTDRQRLEQVIKNLLSNAVKFTEQGSVSLSVAGQPGSGIAFMVRDSGIGIAADQQQSIFEAFRQADGTTNRRYGGTGLGLSISRDLAMLLGGSISVSSEPGQGSVFTLVLPERYVEPGDTPIAPMTFTPTATAPAPVAPKAAPAPLVAEVETPIARFADDRDKAPFDTRCILVIEDEPKFARILFDLAHELGYQCLVAHGADEGFDLALQLAPDAILLDMRLPDHSGLTVLQRLKEQAETRHIPVHVISVEDRVEAAMHMGAIGYAVKPTTREELKDVFARLEAKLTQKVKRVLLVEDDDLQRDSITRLIGDDDIEITAVGLAQQALDLLRTNVYDCMIIDLKLPDMLGNDLLKRMSSEDICSFPPVIVYTGRNLTRDEEAELRKYSRSIIIKGARSPERLLDEVTLFLHKVESRLSHERQRMLKTARSRDKVFEGRKVLLVDDDVRNIFALTSALEAKGAIVVIGRNGLEAIDRLNEFDDIDLVLMDVMMPEMDGFEATTLIRKDPRWRKLPIIAVTAKAMKDDQERCLAAGSNDYLAKPIDLDRLFSLIRVWLPNMERI; from the coding sequence ATGACTCCTTCGTCTTCGGTCGACGAGCAAAGTTTTCGCAAGCTCCTGAGCCGCAATATCAGCCTGCCGTTGGGCATCGGCGCCCTCAGCGCGGTATTTTTCGTCATCCTTATCACGTACCTGCTGTCGGTGATCCAATGGGTCGGCCATACCGACAGGGTGATCAATAACGCCAACGAAGCGCTCAAGCTGAGCGTGGACTTGGAAACCGGTATGCGCGGCTACCTGTTGAGTGGTGACGAGCACTTCCTCGACCCCTATGAAGTGGCCAAGCCGCGGATTGCCGTGGCGTTGGACACATTGCTGGAATTGACAGCCGATAACCCCGTCCAGACCGACCGCCTGCACAAGATCCAGGCACTCCAGACGGAGTGGGCCAATTACGCCCAAAGCATGATCGACCTGCAACGCACCAGCGGCGATTACCGGGGCGCGGTGAAGGCCGGGCGCGGCAAGCGCCTGACCGACGAAATTCGCCAGTCCTTCGAAGAAGTCGTCGAGACCGAGCAACAATTGCGTGCGGCCCGCAATCAGGATGTGCGCACCACGACCGTCTGGAGCATTGCCCTTTACCTGTTGTTTGTCGCAGCGGTCAGCGGGCTGCTGGCCTACGTCGGTCGCCGGGATCTGTTGAGCCTGTCCGAAAGCTACAGCGCCAGCCTGAAAGTCCAGCAACGCAGCGCTTTGCACCTGGAGAAGCAGGCCTGGCTGCGTAACGGCCAGACGCAACTGGCCGAGCAGGTCCTGGGGCAACTGTCGCTGAACCTGTTGGGTCGCAACATCCTGCAGTTCTGTGCGAAGTACCTGGGCGTCGCTGTCGCTGCGCTGTATGCGCGGGAAGAAAATGGTGTCCTCAGGCGCGTCGCCACCTACGGGCTGTCCCGGGAGGATGAAGAACAACAGCAGGTGATCATCGCCGGCGAAGGTATTGCTGGCCAGGCCGTGCAGCAGGGGCGTCTTATTCGTCTGGACGACGTACCGGACGATTATCTGAAAGTCAGCTCCGGGCTGGGGCAAGGCCTGCCCAACAGCGTGCTGGTGGTGCCCACCAGTGACGATGACCGGATCAACGGTGTCATCGAACTGGGTTTCCTGCGGCCATTGACCGAGCGTGACGTCGAGCTGCTGGAACTGATCGCCGGCAATATCGGCACCTCCATCGAAGCCGCCCGTTATCGCCAGCGCCTGCAGGAAGTCCTGGCCGAAACCCAGCAGTTGAACGAAGAGCTGCAAGTCCAGCAGGAAGAGCTCAAGACCGCCAACGAAGAGTTGGAAGAACAGTCGCGCATCCTCAAGGAGTCCCAGGCCCACCTGGAAGCCCAGCAACAGGAACTGGAGCAGACCAACGAGCAATTGGCCGAGCAGCGCGACGCCATGGACCAGAAGAACAGCGAATTGAACCTGGCCCAGATCCAGTTGCAGGAGCGCGCCGAAGAGCTGCAGCGCTCGAGCAAGTACAAGTCCGAGTTCCTGGCCAATATGTCCCACGAGTTGCGCACGCCGCTCAACAGCTCGCTGATCCTGTCCAAGCTGCTGGCGGAGAACCCGCAGCACAACCTCAGCGAGGAACAGGTCAAGTTTGCCGAGTCGATCTACTCCGCCGGCAACGACCTGCTGAACCTGATCAACGACATCCTCGACATCTCCAAAGTCGAGGCCGGAAAGCTGGAAGTGCGTCCGGAAAACACCAGTGTGCAGCGTCTGGTGGAAGGGCTGCAGGATATGTTCAAGCCGTTGGCGGCGGACAAGGGCCTGAATTTCGAGGTCCAGGTGCTGCCCGATGCGCCGGCGATGCTCTATACCGATCGCCAGCGCCTGGAGCAGGTGATCAAGAACCTGCTGTCCAACGCCGTGAAATTCACCGAGCAAGGTTCCGTCAGCCTGTCCGTGGCCGGTCAGCCAGGCTCGGGCATCGCGTTCATGGTGCGGGACTCCGGGATCGGCATCGCCGCCGATCAACAGCAAAGCATTTTCGAAGCGTTCCGCCAGGCCGATGGCACCACCAACCGTCGCTACGGCGGCACCGGCCTGGGGTTGTCGATTTCCCGGGACCTGGCCATGTTGCTGGGCGGCTCGATTTCGGTCTCCAGCGAGCCTGGGCAGGGCAGTGTGTTTACGCTGGTATTGCCTGAGCGTTATGTCGAGCCCGGTGACACGCCGATAGCGCCGATGACCTTCACCCCGACGGCCACCGCGCCGGCGCCTGTCGCGCCAAAAGCCGCACCGGCGCCGCTGGTCGCCGAGGTGGAAACGCCGATTGCCCGGTTCGCCGACGACCGCGACAAGGCGCCGTTCGACACCCGGTGCATCCTGGTGATCGAAGATGAGCCCAAGTTCGCCCGGATTCTGTTCGACCTGGCCCACGAGCTCGGTTACCAGTGCCTGGTGGCCCACGGCGCCGACGAAGGCTTCGACCTGGCTTTGCAACTGGCTCCCGACGCGATCCTGCTGGACATGCGCCTGCCGGACCATTCCGGACTGACGGTGTTGCAGCGGCTCAAGGAGCAGGCCGAAACCCGGCACATCCCGGTGCACGTGATTTCCGTCGAAGACCGTGTCGAAGCCGCCATGCACATGGGCGCCATCGGCTATGCCGTCAAGCCGACCACCCGTGAAGAACTCAAGGACGTGTTCGCCCGCCTGGAGGCCAAGCTGACCCAGAAGGTCAAGCGGGTGCTGCTGGTGGAGGACGATGATCTGCAGCGCGACAGTATTACCCGCCTGATCGGCGACGATGACATCGAGATCACCGCCGTTGGCTTGGCCCAGCAGGCCCTGGACCTGCTGCGGACCAATGTCTACGACTGCATGATCATCGACCTCAAGTTGCCGGACATGCTCGGCAATGACCTGCTCAAGCGCATGTCCAGCGAAGACATCTGTTCCTTCCCGCCGGTGATCGTCTACACCGGGCGCAACCTGACGCGGGACGAAGAAGCCGAACTGCGCAAGTATTCACGCTCGATCATCATCAAGGGCGCCCGTTCGCCAGAGCGCTTGCTGGACGAGGTGACACTCTTTCTGCACAAAGTCGAATCCCGGTTGTCCCATGAACGACAGCGGATGCTCAAGACCGCCCGCAGCCGCGACAAGGTGTTCGAAGGCCGCAAGGTGCTGTTGGTGGACGACGATGTGCGCAACATCTTTGCCCTGACCAGCGCCCTGGAGGCGAAGGGGGCGATCGTGGTCATCGGCCGTAATGGCTTGGAGGCGATCGATCGCCTGAATGAATTCGACGACATCGACCTGGTGCTGATGGATGTGATGATGCCGGAGATGGACGGTTTCGAAGCCACCACGCTGATCCGCAAGGATCCGCGCTGGCGCAAGCTGCCGATCATCGCCGTGACGGCCAAGGCCATGAAGGACGATCAGGAACGCTGCCTGGCGGCGGGTTCCAATGACTACCTGGCCAAGCCGATCGATCTGGATCGTCTGTTCTCGCTGATTCGCGTGTGGTTGCCGAATATGGAAAGAATTTAG
- a CDS encoding response regulator translates to MSTMPTTPAATQPTILVVEDDDIVRMLIVDVLEELEYQVLEADGCEQALSFLRDHQQDIALMMTDVGLPVMDGRELAKQARLERPQLPVLFASGYAESIDVPEGMSVIGKPFSIDQLRDKVKSILA, encoded by the coding sequence ATGTCGACTATGCCCACCACCCCTGCCGCCACCCAGCCCACCATCCTGGTAGTCGAAGACGATGACATTGTGCGGATGTTGATCGTCGACGTGCTGGAGGAACTGGAGTACCAGGTGCTGGAGGCGGACGGCTGTGAGCAGGCGCTGAGTTTTTTGCGTGACCACCAACAGGACATCGCCTTGATGATGACCGACGTCGGCCTGCCGGTAATGGACGGACGCGAATTGGCCAAGCAGGCTCGACTCGAGCGGCCACAACTGCCGGTGCTGTTTGCCAGCGGATATGCCGAAAGCATCGACGTGCCTGAAGGCATGTCGGTGATCGGCAAACCCTTCTCCATCGATCAATTGCGGGACAAGGTCAAAAGCATTCTTGCTTGA
- a CDS encoding glycosyltransferase codes for MTATKVLVIGYVWPEPRSSAASGHVMQILDTFLGQGWDITFSSPAGPGEQRADLAALGIREVPIELNSSSFDAFIQTLAPDIVLFDQFMMEEQFGWRVEKHCPGALRVLETSDLQSLRHARHQRLKERLKRDEASEDFSDLFAPALGEEFQRMADTDLAKREIAALYRCDLNLMVSEVEIELLVEHFKLPRNLLHWCPLMLDLPSEPSVPFEDRAHFLSIGNFRHAPNWDAVLWMKNAIWPLIRQQLPGAQLHLYGAYTPPKAAALHNPAQGFHIMNWAEDALQVMSAARICLAPLRFGAGIKGKLIDAMLCGTPNVTTPVGAEAMHGDMPWPGSIARSAEGIASAAVQLYSDQARWAQAQHAGLALLASRYRQQVHGPALIDSINACRADLAQRRRDNFTGSMLRHHQHKSTQYMSQWIEEKNRNG; via the coding sequence ATGACTGCCACCAAAGTCCTGGTTATCGGCTATGTCTGGCCCGAGCCGCGCTCATCGGCGGCCAGTGGGCACGTCATGCAGATCCTTGACACCTTCCTCGGCCAAGGCTGGGACATCACCTTCAGCAGCCCGGCCGGCCCGGGCGAGCAGCGCGCCGACCTGGCCGCGCTGGGTATCCGCGAAGTGCCCATCGAACTCAATAGCAGCAGCTTCGACGCGTTCATCCAGACACTTGCGCCGGACATCGTGCTGTTCGACCAGTTCATGATGGAAGAACAGTTCGGCTGGCGTGTCGAAAAGCACTGCCCCGGCGCCCTGCGGGTGCTGGAGACCTCCGATCTGCAAAGCCTGCGTCACGCCCGGCATCAACGCCTGAAAGAGCGCCTGAAGCGCGATGAGGCGAGCGAGGACTTCAGCGACCTCTTCGCCCCGGCCCTGGGCGAGGAATTCCAACGAATGGCCGACACCGACCTGGCCAAGCGGGAAATCGCCGCCCTGTACCGCTGCGACCTCAACCTGATGGTGTCCGAGGTTGAAATCGAACTGCTGGTGGAGCACTTCAAGCTGCCCCGCAACCTGCTGCACTGGTGCCCGTTGATGCTGGACCTGCCCAGTGAACCGTCGGTACCGTTCGAGGACCGGGCGCATTTCCTGAGCATCGGCAACTTTCGCCACGCGCCGAACTGGGACGCCGTGCTCTGGATGAAAAACGCCATCTGGCCGCTGATCCGCCAGCAATTGCCTGGCGCACAACTGCACCTGTACGGCGCCTATACCCCGCCCAAGGCCGCTGCATTGCACAATCCGGCCCAGGGTTTTCACATCATGAACTGGGCCGAGGACGCCTTGCAGGTCATGTCGGCGGCACGCATCTGCCTGGCGCCGTTGCGTTTCGGCGCCGGGATCAAGGGCAAGCTGATCGACGCCATGCTCTGCGGTACCCCCAACGTCACCACGCCCGTGGGAGCCGAAGCCATGCACGGCGACATGCCCTGGCCCGGGTCGATTGCCCGGAGTGCCGAAGGCATCGCCAGCGCGGCGGTGCAGTTGTATAGCGACCAGGCGCGCTGGGCCCAGGCCCAGCACGCCGGCCTGGCGCTGCTGGCGAGCCGCTACCGGCAACAGGTGCATGGACCGGCGCTGATCGACAGCATCAACGCTTGCCGGGCAGACCTGGCACAACGACGCCGGGACAATTTCACCGGCAGTATGCTGCGTCACCACCAGCACAAAAGCACCCAATACATGTCCCAGTGGATCGAAGAAAAAAACCGCAACGGTTAG
- a CDS encoding AraC family transcriptional regulator: MTRTARVTDPSYELMDDHNGLSIIYRQHGFPCPLVRWHFHKEYELHLIVASSGKVFIGDYIGNFYPQSLFLTGPNLPHNWISQVAEDEVVPKRDMLVNFTDELFESGHQVFAELKTVAPLLERAQYGIEFRCKRTIRQAMSLMQRIADSQGMSRLGHFFILMELLAATDDYQLLSGATAPQTADEHSIDRTNRAVDYIFAHYARELPLEEVAEHLGMKPTYFSRVFKQATGRCFIEFVNRLRISKSCELLADGDKPVTDVCFESGFNNISNFNRRFQQLKGMTPSHYRRLAVQRLTEQNQG; the protein is encoded by the coding sequence ATGACCCGAACAGCCAGAGTCACCGACCCCTCCTATGAGCTGATGGACGACCATAACGGGCTGTCCATCATCTACCGCCAGCACGGCTTTCCCTGCCCGCTGGTGCGCTGGCATTTCCACAAGGAATACGAGCTGCACTTGATCGTTGCCAGTTCCGGCAAGGTGTTCATTGGCGACTACATTGGCAACTTCTACCCCCAGTCGCTGTTTCTCACCGGGCCCAACCTGCCCCACAACTGGATCAGCCAGGTGGCCGAGGACGAAGTGGTGCCCAAGCGCGACATGTTGGTGAACTTCACCGACGAGTTGTTCGAAAGCGGCCACCAGGTATTCGCCGAACTCAAGACGGTCGCACCGCTGCTCGAACGCGCCCAATACGGCATCGAGTTCCGTTGCAAGCGCACCATCCGCCAGGCCATGAGCCTGATGCAGCGCATCGCCGATTCCCAGGGCATGAGCCGCCTGGGGCACTTTTTCATCCTGATGGAGCTGCTGGCCGCCACGGATGACTACCAACTGCTGTCCGGCGCGACCGCCCCGCAAACGGCGGACGAACACAGCATCGACCGCACCAACCGCGCGGTGGACTACATCTTTGCCCATTACGCCCGGGAGCTGCCCCTGGAAGAAGTCGCCGAACACCTGGGCATGAAACCCACCTACTTCAGCCGGGTGTTCAAACAGGCCACTGGCCGCTGCTTCATCGAATTCGTCAATCGCCTGCGCATCAGCAAATCCTGCGAATTGCTGGCCGACGGCGACAAACCGGTAACGGACGTGTGTTTTGAATCCGGCTTCAACAACATCTCCAATTTCAACCGGCGTTTCCAGCAGCTCAAGGGCATGACGCCTTCCCACTACCGGCGGCTGGCGGTGCAGCGGTTGACCGAGCAGAACCAGGGCTGA